One Cucumis sativus cultivar 9930 chromosome 1, Cucumber_9930_V3, whole genome shotgun sequence DNA segment encodes these proteins:
- the LOC101211739 gene encoding 5-formyltetrahydrofolate cyclo-ligase, mitochondrial, producing MVKYQLLQGNRTNLPVNGFQNSTTGFRLTNQLSPAGVHLGRSPKPQKWAISEAPMLRNYKPLLPIAANSLFNHIQSSAFQQSLPPLSRFSSGYPKMATNESIKPENEDQLKHIFDQKRVLRSSVRKALKAMDPSFRSQEDNVIQSIVLEAPWFKSSQRLCAYVSCSALREVDTSRLLSEILQHPPKDGHSKKIYVPRVEDKNSHMRMFNISRMDDLIANSMNILEPAPVDGDGNEREDVMQTKDPIDLFLLPGLAFDKSGRRLGRGGGYYDTFLKNYQELAKARNWKQPLLVALSYSVQIMDEGIIPLTPNDVLVDALVSPSGVIPISSAGLDKMKV from the exons ATGGTTAAATATCAGCTCCTCCAAGGAAACAGGACAAATTTACCGGTAAATGGATTTCAAAACTCAACCACTGGTTTTAGGTTGACGAACCAGCTAAGTCCAGCCGGAGTGCACTTGGGTCGGAGCCCAAAACCCCAAAAGTGGGCAATTTCTGAAGCCCCAATGCTCCGAAATTATAAGCCATTGTTACCCATTGCAGCAAATTCACTGTTCAATCACATCCAATCTTCAGCTTTTCAACAATCCCTTCCGCCATTATCGCGTTTCTCATCTGGGTATCCAAAAATGGCGACAAACGAGAGTATCAAGCCAGAAAACGAAGACCAATTGAAACACATATTTGATCAGAAACGGGTTCTTCGATCCAGCGTTCGAAAGGCCCTCAAAGCCATGGACCCTTCTTTCCGATCCCAGGAAG ACAATGTAATTCAGAGTATTGTCCTGGAAGCTCCGTGGTTTAAATCTAGTCAGCGATTATGTGCTTATGTGAGTTGCAGTGCGTTAAGGGAAGTTGATACTTCGAGACTATTATCAGAGATTCTTCAACACCCTCCTAAAG ATGGTCATTCGAAGAAGATTTATGTCCCACGTGTGGAGGACAAGAATAGTCACATGCGGATGTTCAATATTTCACGTATGGATGATCTTATTGCAAACTCAATGAACATCCTAGAGCCAGCTCCAGTGGATGGTGATGGAAATGAACGTGAAGATG TTATGCAGACAAAAGACCCCATTGATTTATTTCTCTTACCAG GACTAGCATTTGACAAATCAGGAAGACGCCTTGGTCGAGGGGGAGG TTATTATGATACCTTCCTAAAGAACTACCAAGAACTTGCAAAGGCGCGGAATTGGAAGCAGCCCCTCCTTG TTGCACTGTCCTATTCGGTGCAGATAATGGATGAAGGAATTATACCACTCACTCCAAACGATGTTTTAGTTGATGCTCTTGTATCACCATCTGGTGTGATTCCCATCAGCTCAGCTGGATTGGACAA AATGAAAGTATGA
- the LOC101215347 gene encoding germin-like protein subfamily T member 2, with amino-acid sequence MIALRSSLLNMLVCFIILLLLPYPSLSADPDPLQDFCVADLNATVSLNGFPCKPASEVTADDFFFDGLSKEGNTDNPFGFGVTQGNVLTFPGLNTLGLSMNRVDLARGGINAPHSHPRATESIVVIKGKVLVGFVSTSSVYYYKVLTVGQMFVVPRGLVHFQYNVGHGKATLITAFNSQLPGAVVVSRTLFASNPPLPVEILTKAFQVDASVINSIKSKFA; translated from the coding sequence ATGATTGCTTTGAGAAGCTCACTTTTAAACATGCTTGTTTGCTTCATTATATTGTTGCTTCTTCCTTATCCTTCTTTGTCAGCCGACCCCGACCCGTTGCAGGACTTCTGTGTTGCAGATTTAAATGCTACTGTTTCCCTTAATGGCTTCCCTTGCAAGCCAGCTTCAGAAGTTACTGCTGATGATTTCTTCTTTGATGGATTGAGCAAAGAAGGCAACACAGACAATCCTTTTGGTTTTGGGGTCACACAAGGAAATGTTCTTACATTTCCAGGACTCAATACACTTGGGCTATCCATGAACCGTGTTGACCTTGCTCGGGGAGGAATAAACGCACCTCACTCACATCCCCGTGCCACTGAAAGTATCGTTGTTATTAAAGGGAAGGTTCTTGTTGGTTTTGTGTCAACGAGTAGTGTGTACTACTATAAGGTTTTGACTGTTGGACAGATGTTCGTTGTTCCCAGAGGACTTGTTCATTTCCAATATAATGTTGGGCATGGGAAAGCAACTCTGATCACAGCTTTCAACAGTCAGTTGCCGGGGGCTGTGGTCGTGTCCCGAACTTTGTTCGCTTCAAATCCTCCCCTCCCTGTCGAAATTCTAACCAAGGCCTTCCAAGTCGATGCTAGTGTTATCAACAGCATAAAGTCCAAATTTGCTTAA